The DNA window ACCAGGTCCCGCGGCACGAACTGCACCGGGTTCAACGGCCGGGACTTGTTGACCAGCACCCAGGGGTTGCTCGCGTCGGTCACCACACTGGTGGACAGCTGCTCGCCCGAGGGAGCGGCGGAGGCGGCCGGCGCACCGCCCGCGAAGAGCATCAGAACGACGACGGCGGCGGCGAACCGCCGGGCGCGACCCCGCCACCGGTTCAAAGCAGAATTCAGCATGGCGGGCCCTTCCCCACTAGACGGCACTGAGTTCAAGGGTACCCGCGGGCGGCCCGGTAGTACCGGCCTTGTCCGCGCTAGTGGGCGCGGGGGACCTTGAAATGCGTGATCCGTGCGTCCTGCCCGTCGAGCTCCGCCCAGGATTTCTCCGTCTCGAGGATGGTCAGCCCGCTGGTGGGGAACCTGGTTGCCGCGTCCATATAGGCGTCGTGGTTGGAGTCACGGGATGCCAGGTGCATGGCCAGGTCCTGCACTCCGGGCATGTGGGAGATCACCATGAGGGTGGTGACGGTATCCGGAACGTGGTTGATCACCGTGAGCATGCGGAGCGCGGAGGCGGCGTAGAGCCCGTCCTCAAGTTTCGGCGTCGGCGCTTTGTCGCCGAGTTCGCTGCACACCCAGGTGCAGGTCTGCCGGGTCCGGAGGGCGCTGGAGCAGAGGATGAAGTCCGGGACGATGTTGTGTTTGAGCAGCCACTTGCCGGCCAGCGGTGCTTCACGGTGGCCGCGCTCCTCCAAGGGACGGTCATGGTCCGCCACACCTCCGGGCCAATCGGCCTTGGCGTGGCGCATGATCACCAGTCGCTTCTTGTGGTGCGCGCTCATGGACTCACCCTACTACCCAACTAGGTAGCAGCACGCGTCGTATTCAGGCCCGAGAACGACGCGACCTGCGACCCAGTTGGGCGGGAAGTACGGGTCAGTCCTCCAGGACGAAGGTCACCTCCAG is part of the Arthrobacter sp. KBS0703 genome and encodes:
- a CDS encoding histidine phosphatase family protein, coding for MSAHHKKRLVIMRHAKADWPGGVADHDRPLEERGHREAPLAGKWLLKHNIVPDFILCSSALRTRQTCTWVCSELGDKAPTPKLEDGLYAASALRMLTVINHVPDTVTTLMVISHMPGVQDLAMHLASRDSNHDAYMDAATRFPTSGLTILETEKSWAELDGQDARITHFKVPRAH